In the Rhododendron vialii isolate Sample 1 chromosome 2a, ASM3025357v1 genome, ttaatcacTCGTcccgacgagaggaatcggtaAAATATCAAAATGTGGAAAGATATTGATAAAGCTCATATAAAATGACCCtctagacaaaaaaaagaaaagaaaactagttgatattttttcgtctttaatatatatatttttttttttgcttttgatcatGACTTTGTACTTTATATACTCGTCATTGTGATGAATAATTAACCTAAATAATATAatgcaaatcaaacaaaagttCAAAATAGACTAATATAACAcgcaaaacaaaattgaaaaaaattaacgaagAAGGGAGTCTACTAGGGGCGCTAATCAAGCCAAGCATTGTATTGAAGTATGGCTTGAGCTTGAAActttttgaaattaatattCAAGTTCGGCTCGAGCTTGAAATTTTGTGTTCGTGATAAGTTTGGCGTGGATTATGGAATATTCAAGCTAATTTCAAGCTTTAAGCATGAGCTTAAACTTGTAAAGTTTCGAGCTTTCAAGCTAGGCTCGTTAAATTCCAAAATGAAATGGGCCAATTTAAAGTCATAAAGAAGAACTAGCATCATTAATCTAGGTCCAAAAAACTCATAAATATAAAATTCAGTAACTAGCTACGATCACTAAATTAAAAACCCTCAAACCCTTAAATTCCATATCTCACATAGGATATTTCCTATTTGGATGTATTTATAccgtaaaacagaaaatggtGAAAATATTCATGTGAAAAGCCGACGCAGATTTCATATTTTGGAACATTTATTAAGGggttgttcttttaaaaaaaccaTTGGCTTTTCCGCtaaaaatgagccaaataaacccacataaaaacaaaaataagataagccacttttttcgtttttattaaaaaaatattggatttcgatcaaaattttatactttttagattccccTCGTCATGAGCCCcaaaaaatgaggataagccaagtgatacaaaaaaaatttgaataaagacaaaaaataagccactttggcttatttgtccaaacactCCCTAAATCTACTATTATGTTTGtattaaattatatatacaaccttaaaaatttttacatttacaaatagacccctattgaattattaattaaatttaagtataggttcacgaacctaaccgagccaaataccgttaggctcaggtttggctcatttacggaacgagcctagaattgaagttcaagttcagttcgtttagcagatgAATCGAattcgaacgagctcttaccgaattGAGCCTCGAATAATTCGCGAATGACTCAGTTCATTTATGGCCGGTTGGGCAGGTGGCAGAAAACAAAGCTATGCATTTGGCATGGTGAATAGAAAGACTAGTCGGCATCCCCCGACTcagggggtgttcggacaaataagccaaagtggcttattttttgtccttattcaaaaaaatttcgtatCACTAggcttatcctcatttttttggagattattgcatcttcatgacgagaggaatctaaaaagtataaaattttgatcgaactccaatattttttgaataaaaacgaaaaaattgacttattaatttatttttgtttttatgtggatttatttggcttatttttcgCGGGAAAGCAATGGCTTTTTTTCCGAGCAAGCCCTCACTCGACTCAGATATTGTTGCATGTAAAATTAGAGAGTGCTCGAGCTTTctagtttcaactttcaaccatATCTTATTAGCTAGTAGTACTTTGCATTTCCCAAAACCCCAACCATGGCCgacaatcaaaaccctaaaaactctcctcctcctcgttcCTCTTCAGATTCTAGGGTTTCAACCGAACCCAATCACAACGGAACCGATACCACCTCCGCCGCCGCACAGAAACACCACTACCCGAACCCCCCGGAAATCGGGTACCACGGAAGTAGCAGCAACGGCCACAAGCACCACCACTACCCGAACCCGCCCGACCCGATCAACCCGGACGCGGCGACCCTGAGGGAGCAGTGGAGGTACGCCACGAGGCAGTACAGCCGTTGGTACTCGCAGGCGTGGGGATCCGCCATACTCGCGGGTATGGCCTTCTTCGCCCTCGGTTGGATCGTCAAGGGCTCCAATCCTCTGCCCTCGTTTgggaacaacaacaacaacgacgGAGAGAAACGAGCACAAGAACAAAAACCACAACAGCAGCAGGAGGAAGGGCATGATGTTCCGTGCCCACCTGTGCCTGCGACTCTTACGTCTAACCCTCGCAACGCGGTCGATATGCCGAAATCGTGAACCCTACTGAATTGCT is a window encoding:
- the LOC131315988 gene encoding uncharacterized protein LOC131315988 yields the protein MADNQNPKNSPPPRSSSDSRVSTEPNHNGTDTTSAAAQKHHYPNPPEIGYHGSSSNGHKHHHYPNPPDPINPDAATLREQWRYATRQYSRWYSQAWGSAILAGMAFFALGWIVKGSNPLPSFGNNNNNDGEKRAQEQKPQQQQEEGHDVPCPPVPATLTSNPRNAVDMPKS